Proteins from a genomic interval of Paenibacillus sp. FSL R5-0623:
- a CDS encoding glycoside hydrolase family 1 protein codes for MTNTTRTFPENFLWGGAIAANQAEGAWNVDGKGLSTADIAIYRKGVAKSEYKKHNAINEEQIKTAMESTSDREYPKRRGIDFYHRYEEDLALFGEMGLKTLRLSIAWTRIFPNGNETEPNEAGLQFYDRVIDGMLKQGIEPLITLSHYEMPMYLVNYHGGWTDRKVVDYFVHFCKTVFTRYKDKVKYWITFNEIDSIVRHPFTSGGIVPERFENVEQAVYQGLHHQFVASALAVKYCHEIIPGSQIGCMLTKLTTYAHTCNPEDVLVASRDNQFNLMFTDVQVRGAYPYFTKRFFAEKGINLDMLEGDEEILKVHTVDFISFSYYMSLVSSVDGDRLEQVSGNTTGGVKNPYLQTNDWGWQIDPVGLRISLNELYSRYEVPLFIVENGIGAVDSIEADGSIQDDYRIDYFRSHIEQMHEAILDGVELLGYTSWGVIDLISYSSSEMEKRYGFIYVDQDNDGNGTLERKRKKSFYWYKDVIANNGL; via the coding sequence ATGACCAATACAACAAGAACGTTTCCAGAAAATTTTCTATGGGGAGGAGCGATTGCTGCCAATCAGGCAGAAGGAGCGTGGAATGTGGATGGCAAAGGTCTATCTACAGCCGACATTGCTATCTACCGAAAAGGTGTAGCCAAGAGTGAGTATAAAAAACATAATGCGATCAATGAAGAACAGATCAAGACTGCGATGGAGTCTACCTCAGACAGAGAATATCCGAAACGCAGAGGCATAGATTTCTACCACCGTTACGAGGAGGATCTAGCCCTGTTTGGGGAAATGGGACTCAAAACGTTGCGACTATCCATTGCATGGACCCGAATTTTCCCGAATGGCAACGAAACAGAGCCGAATGAAGCCGGTTTGCAGTTCTATGACCGTGTTATTGATGGCATGCTGAAACAAGGAATTGAACCTTTGATTACGTTGTCCCATTATGAAATGCCGATGTATCTGGTGAATTACCATGGTGGATGGACGGATCGGAAAGTCGTCGATTATTTTGTTCACTTTTGCAAAACCGTGTTCACCCGTTATAAGGATAAAGTGAAGTATTGGATTACATTTAATGAAATTGACAGCATTGTTCGTCATCCGTTTACGAGTGGTGGTATTGTTCCGGAGCGTTTCGAAAATGTGGAGCAGGCTGTATATCAGGGGTTGCACCATCAATTTGTAGCGAGTGCGCTCGCAGTGAAATACTGTCATGAGATCATTCCCGGTTCCCAGATCGGATGTATGCTTACCAAACTGACGACGTATGCTCACACATGTAATCCCGAAGACGTACTTGTTGCTTCCCGGGATAATCAATTCAATCTTATGTTTACGGATGTACAGGTACGTGGAGCGTATCCGTACTTTACGAAGAGATTTTTTGCCGAAAAGGGAATTAACCTCGATATGCTTGAGGGGGATGAAGAGATTCTGAAAGTACACACGGTGGACTTTATCTCATTCAGTTATTATATGTCCCTGGTATCAAGTGTGGATGGCGACCGATTGGAGCAGGTGAGTGGCAATACAACTGGAGGGGTGAAGAACCCGTATCTGCAAACGAATGATTGGGGTTGGCAGATTGACCCGGTAGGTCTGCGCATCTCACTGAATGAACTGTATAGCCGTTATGAGGTGCCTTTGTTTATCGTTGAGAACGGGATTGGAGCGGTAGATTCAATTGAAGCTGATGGCAGCATTCAGGATGATTATCGTATTGATTATTTCCGCTCTCACATTGAACAGATGCATGAGGCGATTCTGGATGGTGTTGAACTGCTGGGCTATACCAGTTGGGGAGTGATTGATCTGATTAGTTATTCTTCTTCAGAGATGGAGAAACGATATGGCTTTATTTATGTAGATCAGGATAATGACGGCAATGGAACACTGGAGAGAAAACGTAAAAAGAGTTTCTATTGGTACAAAGATGTGATTGCGAATAACGGTTTGTAA
- a CDS encoding PRD domain-containing protein, which produces MEVVKILNSSIVLARRGEDDKEIIVMGKGIGYKSKPGDVVSEDEIEKIYVLENETISSDLTALMKETPKEYLILADEIISHAKHTLSRHLSDHLYVALTDHLYMAMKRFKDNMTIQNRMLWEVKKFYPQEFNIGLHGLSLIQKQLGLSLPEEEAANIAFHLVNAQQNDDNMNQVMLMTNTVKDVLNIIKIHYQVELDTHSINYSRFLTHLQFFIQRLFEHKTLNTQDHELFEQIANKYPQEEACVMLIKDYIEARFEHTISNEEMMYLIIHINRVMSRN; this is translated from the coding sequence ATGGAAGTCGTAAAAATACTGAATTCGAGCATTGTTCTCGCCAGACGTGGTGAGGATGACAAGGAAATTATTGTGATGGGAAAGGGCATCGGCTACAAGAGCAAACCGGGAGATGTCGTGAGTGAGGATGAGATCGAGAAGATCTATGTTCTTGAAAATGAAACGATCTCTTCAGATCTCACCGCCCTGATGAAGGAAACACCAAAAGAATATCTGATTCTGGCTGATGAAATCATCTCCCACGCGAAACATACATTGTCCCGCCATCTGAGTGATCATCTCTATGTCGCATTAACGGATCACCTGTATATGGCCATGAAGCGATTCAAGGACAATATGACGATCCAGAACCGAATGTTGTGGGAAGTGAAAAAGTTCTATCCGCAGGAGTTCAATATCGGGTTGCATGGTCTGTCTCTCATTCAAAAACAGCTTGGACTCTCCCTGCCTGAAGAGGAAGCGGCTAACATTGCCTTTCATCTCGTTAATGCGCAGCAAAATGATGACAATATGAATCAGGTCATGCTGATGACCAATACAGTTAAGGATGTACTCAATATTATCAAAATTCACTATCAAGTGGAGCTGGACACACACAGCATCAACTATTCACGCTTTTTGACCCATTTGCAGTTTTTTATTCAACGGCTTTTTGAGCATAAAACATTAAACACACAGGATCATGAGCTCTTTGAGCAGATCGCGAATAAATATCCCCAGGAAGAAGCCTGCGTAATGCTAATCAAGGATTATATTGAAGCCCGGTTTGAACATACGATCTCCAATGAAGAGATGATGTATTTGATTATTCATATCAATCGGGTCATGAGTCGCAATTGA
- a CDS encoding beta-glucoside-specific PTS transporter subunit IIABC yields the protein MKHKQLAQSIMELVGGNDNINTLIHCSTRLRLTLKNPDMAKTQEIKSLDGVIGAVNSGGQYQIIIGNDVAYVYNELAKMMDTRQSNEIQEKQKADYSPKGLFNTFASVIAGIFQPIIPAIAASGMLKALLLLATVTGLMSKESQTYTVLSVMSDAAFYFLPILLAYSSANRFKTNPFVAVLFGGIMLHPNMIGLLGGEDPVSFIGIPVASVQYATSVVPIILTVWFMSYIEKFADKISPGPVKIFLKPLIVILIVAPVALIVLGPLGMYLGTGMSNLIYWIQDKIGWLTVVIMAILMPLIVMFGMHKVFYPIIFAALASPGYETLVLVAMLASNMAQGAGALAVSFKTKDIKLKQVALSAGISGVFGITEPALYGVHLRLKKTLFACMIGAGVAGLFAGIVNLKAYAAVGPGIASMPMFISEDHMNIIYAIITMLISAIVAFVAVYVIGFQDVVPTAVSMEGSPTNQARGESEIQPSTGIKSKKIVFAPLEGKVLPLSEVKDEAFSQEAMGQGMAIQPSVGKVFAPFDGTVETVFRTKHSIGLRSVEGVEVLIHVGLDTVKLKGQHFDVKVNEGEQISHGQLLIEFDLEAIQAAGYDTTTPVIVTNSLDYLEILGNETAATTGPGKPLITVL from the coding sequence ATGAAACACAAACAATTAGCCCAATCGATTATGGAGCTGGTCGGTGGCAATGATAATATCAACACGTTAATTCATTGCTCTACCAGGCTCAGACTTACCCTGAAGAATCCGGATATGGCGAAGACCCAAGAAATTAAGAGCCTTGATGGTGTTATTGGCGCAGTGAATAGCGGCGGGCAATATCAGATTATTATCGGTAATGACGTCGCGTACGTCTACAATGAACTTGCCAAGATGATGGATACTCGGCAATCAAACGAAATTCAGGAGAAACAAAAAGCGGATTATAGCCCCAAAGGACTGTTTAATACTTTTGCCAGTGTTATTGCAGGCATTTTCCAACCTATTATCCCAGCCATTGCTGCCTCGGGCATGCTTAAGGCACTGCTGCTACTGGCGACCGTGACCGGCCTGATGTCTAAAGAGAGCCAGACATATACCGTTTTGAGTGTCATGTCTGATGCTGCCTTTTACTTTCTTCCGATTCTACTGGCCTATTCCAGTGCAAATAGATTTAAAACCAACCCCTTTGTTGCCGTTCTGTTTGGTGGAATCATGTTACACCCGAATATGATTGGTCTGCTAGGCGGTGAAGATCCGGTGTCCTTTATTGGCATACCTGTTGCATCCGTTCAATATGCGACATCCGTGGTACCGATTATTTTAACGGTCTGGTTCATGTCTTACATTGAAAAGTTCGCGGACAAGATCTCACCAGGGCCGGTCAAAATTTTCCTTAAACCTTTGATTGTTATTCTCATTGTTGCTCCAGTTGCCCTGATTGTACTTGGACCTCTAGGGATGTATCTCGGAACGGGAATGTCCAACCTGATCTACTGGATTCAGGATAAGATTGGATGGTTGACCGTTGTCATTATGGCTATACTGATGCCTCTGATTGTCATGTTCGGTATGCATAAAGTATTTTATCCTATTATTTTCGCAGCCTTGGCTTCACCTGGATATGAAACACTGGTGCTGGTCGCGATGCTGGCATCCAATATGGCGCAGGGAGCAGGCGCACTGGCGGTGTCATTCAAAACCAAAGACATCAAGCTGAAACAAGTCGCTTTGTCTGCAGGAATTTCAGGTGTATTCGGTATCACGGAACCCGCTCTGTACGGTGTGCATTTAAGGCTCAAGAAAACGCTGTTTGCTTGCATGATCGGCGCCGGAGTGGCTGGGTTGTTCGCAGGTATTGTGAATCTCAAGGCATATGCTGCCGTGGGTCCGGGGATTGCATCTATGCCTATGTTTATCAGTGAAGATCATATGAATATTATCTATGCGATCATTACCATGCTGATCTCTGCCATTGTCGCGTTTGTCGCCGTATATGTCATTGGATTTCAGGATGTTGTTCCAACAGCAGTGTCGATGGAAGGCAGTCCTACAAACCAAGCGAGAGGTGAATCTGAAATCCAGCCATCCACAGGGATCAAATCGAAAAAGATCGTTTTTGCTCCTTTGGAAGGTAAAGTTCTGCCATTAAGTGAGGTGAAGGACGAGGCCTTCTCGCAAGAAGCGATGGGACAAGGTATGGCGATTCAGCCAAGTGTTGGCAAGGTGTTTGCCCCGTTTGATGGTACCGTTGAGACGGTGTTCCGAACCAAACATTCCATCGGTCTGAGATCGGTAGAGGGAGTTGAAGTTCTGATTCATGTCGGATTGGATACGGTGAAACTGAAAGGCCAGCATTTTGATGTAAAAGTGAACGAAGGAGAACAGATCTCTCATGGTCAGCTCCTGATCGAATTTGATCTTGAAGCTATACAAGCCGCAGGTTATGACACAACAACCCCTGTAATTGTGACCAATTCATTGGATTATCTGGAGATCCTGGGCAATGAAACTGCGGCGACAACAGGACCGGGGAAACCATTAATTACGGTGTTATAA
- a CDS encoding LysR family transcriptional regulator produces MEFRQLQYTLQIAAERNFSRAAEKLHIAQPSLSQQLSKLEKELGVLLFQRNTSTVELTHAGVTFVEQAQKIVDAVELLRQEMSDISQLRKGKVVVGSMPITGSHLLPHVLPAFQQAYPEIEVTLLEDSGLTLEKLTASGKADLSLLSLPLQEPSLSYVTIGEERIDLAVPPNHPLARRADPEHPIPVRIEELRDEPFVVLKKGQGFRKLTFDLCEQAGFDPQVVFESTNIETVQSLVATGMGITLVPRFIARAPRSEFVPVYVPLAEPTPSRTLVVAYRQGRVLSKAAEAFIHTFQQTVAELSKGD; encoded by the coding sequence ATGGAATTCAGACAACTTCAATATACGTTGCAAATTGCGGCCGAGCGCAATTTCTCCCGGGCTGCAGAGAAGCTGCACATTGCCCAACCTTCATTAAGCCAGCAATTATCCAAATTGGAAAAAGAATTGGGAGTACTGCTGTTTCAGCGTAATACAAGTACCGTGGAGTTAACCCATGCGGGTGTTACGTTTGTCGAGCAAGCCCAAAAGATCGTAGATGCCGTGGAGCTATTGCGTCAGGAAATGTCAGACATCTCCCAGCTTCGCAAAGGTAAAGTCGTTGTAGGCAGCATGCCGATCACGGGCTCACACTTGCTCCCACATGTGCTTCCAGCGTTCCAACAAGCTTATCCCGAGATTGAGGTCACCTTATTGGAGGACTCCGGTCTTACGCTTGAGAAATTGACAGCAAGCGGCAAAGCAGATCTCAGTCTGTTATCTCTTCCTTTACAAGAGCCAAGCTTGTCTTATGTAACCATTGGAGAGGAACGGATTGATCTGGCGGTTCCCCCGAATCACCCTTTGGCACGCAGGGCAGATCCGGAACATCCGATTCCTGTGCGAATTGAAGAGCTTCGGGATGAACCCTTTGTTGTATTGAAAAAAGGACAGGGCTTCCGCAAACTTACATTTGATCTCTGTGAGCAAGCCGGTTTTGATCCCCAAGTTGTGTTCGAGAGCACCAATATTGAAACCGTTCAGTCGCTGGTCGCCACAGGTATGGGCATTACGCTGGTTCCACGCTTTATTGCCCGTGCGCCGCGCAGTGAATTCGTACCTGTGTACGTCCCGCTCGCTGAGCCTACTCCCAGCAGAACACTTGTTGTAGCTTATCGTCAAGGAAGAGTACTGTCGAAGGCAGCCGAGGCATTTATCCATACGTTTCAACAAACCGTGGCCGAACTGTCAAAGGGAGACTAA
- a CDS encoding carbon-nitrogen family hydrolase, whose product MTEKQQGEMRVALIQGDIQLGDPEANHKHMQTLLERAVEQYPDLGLAVLPEMWNTGYALTQIHELADPEGQKSREWLSAFAQKHQISIVGGSIAEKRDGQIYNTMYAYDREGKQVTRYDKLHLFRLMDEEKYLQPGAEPEIFELQNGLTAGASICYDIRFPELARTLALNGAKALIVPAEWPKPRLHHWRTLLTARAIENQMYVIACNRVGKGGETEFFGHSLIIDPWGEIVAEGGEGEEIVTGIIRPSLVDEVRGRIPVFEDRRPGVYFGEK is encoded by the coding sequence ATGACAGAAAAACAACAGGGAGAAATGCGTGTAGCCCTGATTCAGGGCGATATTCAACTCGGAGACCCTGAGGCCAATCATAAACATATGCAGACGTTGCTTGAGCGTGCGGTAGAACAATATCCGGATCTGGGGCTGGCTGTGTTACCTGAGATGTGGAATACCGGATACGCTTTGACTCAAATTCATGAACTCGCTGACCCGGAAGGCCAGAAATCTCGGGAATGGTTATCTGCTTTTGCTCAAAAACATCAAATTTCCATCGTTGGCGGGTCAATTGCCGAGAAACGGGATGGTCAAATATACAATACAATGTACGCTTATGATCGTGAAGGAAAACAGGTAACACGATACGATAAATTACATTTGTTCCGTCTGATGGACGAGGAGAAATATTTACAGCCAGGTGCGGAACCTGAAATTTTTGAATTGCAGAACGGTCTTACAGCGGGGGCTTCGATCTGTTATGACATCCGGTTCCCGGAGCTTGCCCGCACCCTTGCTTTGAATGGTGCCAAGGCATTGATTGTACCCGCCGAATGGCCGAAACCTCGTCTGCACCACTGGCGTACGTTGCTTACCGCACGAGCGATTGAGAATCAGATGTATGTGATCGCTTGTAACCGTGTGGGTAAAGGGGGAGAGACTGAATTTTTCGGACATTCCCTCATCATTGATCCTTGGGGTGAGATTGTGGCTGAAGGTGGCGAAGGGGAAGAGATCGTGACCGGAATTATTCGTCCATCTCTGGTAGATGAGGTTCGCGGACGTATTCCCGTATTTGAAGACCGTCGACCTGGCGTTTATTTTGGCGAAAAATAA
- a CDS encoding AraC family transcriptional regulator, producing MQALDADGGALFFSAFMFRLGHLVRRIEPPEQVMLEVACEKHAFLICEEGDGHLYIGHEQFPFTTGCVYPLSPGEVYQIEHRKNSELKYIVMAFDVIHVLTGDPELFTRPVFEHRNQLNGYPYAPLSGLLEQMYVLRNYKTDAEYSHLNAQFQKWMEVIITRYTSPKTEQSMETRLHSTIQYVDDHYAEEITVQKLARLAEIRPVQYTTLFRQLTGHKPLDYVNHVRIKHAKEWLRKSDEPLRDIASRVGFKDEYYFSRRFRQMTGLSPRQYDRSIQQQTLVQDWLGHDVNIPVNPKRMMYYGDSAGDLLMLGIQLLEDRTYDAVAPVNVEAAVIMKPDLIIFDSSNEQQYEQLYRIAPTLAYNSHATLEERMRRLGSWFGRQLQVEQWLTSYAERTEQMWAKIHTVIEEGETASVFTYHRGARLFVMGNIGLAPMLYHPMGFRPVTKVKEALAAGRAYKEISAEAVRQYAGDHVFIMLPEEVVARQATEMLMKSSSWKALPAVQNGRVYPVEESTWNVGDALTSDRLLTLLPELLCASS from the coding sequence ATGCAGGCTTTGGATGCCGATGGGGGAGCGTTGTTCTTTTCAGCATTCATGTTTCGGCTGGGTCATCTGGTACGTCGAATTGAACCACCTGAACAGGTGATGCTGGAAGTAGCTTGTGAGAAACATGCCTTCCTCATCTGCGAAGAAGGGGATGGGCATTTATATATTGGACATGAACAGTTTCCGTTTACTACGGGATGTGTTTATCCGCTTTCTCCGGGAGAGGTGTACCAGATTGAACATCGTAAAAACTCGGAATTGAAATATATCGTAATGGCTTTTGATGTTATTCATGTGTTGACGGGTGATCCCGAGCTCTTTACTCGCCCTGTATTTGAGCACAGAAACCAATTGAATGGTTATCCCTATGCTCCGTTAAGTGGGTTGCTTGAGCAAATGTATGTCCTTCGGAATTATAAAACGGATGCCGAATACAGTCATTTGAATGCACAGTTCCAAAAATGGATGGAGGTGATCATTACCCGGTACACTTCTCCAAAGACGGAACAGAGTATGGAAACAAGACTACACAGTACGATTCAGTATGTGGACGACCATTATGCTGAAGAAATCACTGTACAGAAACTGGCACGTCTTGCGGAGATCAGACCTGTACAATATACGACTCTTTTCAGACAACTCACGGGTCACAAGCCGCTCGATTATGTGAATCATGTTCGCATCAAACATGCCAAGGAATGGCTTCGCAAATCAGATGAACCACTTCGGGATATAGCGAGTCGCGTGGGGTTTAAGGATGAGTATTATTTCAGCAGGCGTTTTCGCCAAATGACCGGATTGTCTCCTCGTCAATATGATAGATCGATTCAGCAGCAGACATTAGTACAAGATTGGTTGGGTCATGATGTGAATATTCCAGTAAACCCAAAGCGAATGATGTATTACGGAGATTCCGCTGGGGATCTGTTGATGCTGGGCATTCAGTTGCTGGAAGATCGGACATATGACGCGGTCGCCCCGGTTAATGTGGAAGCCGCTGTTATCATGAAGCCGGACTTGATTATTTTTGATAGCAGCAATGAACAGCAGTATGAACAACTTTACCGGATTGCACCGACGCTTGCTTACAATTCACATGCCACGTTGGAAGAACGAATGCGCAGATTGGGCAGCTGGTTTGGCAGACAACTTCAGGTTGAACAATGGCTAACCTCCTATGCGGAGCGTACTGAGCAGATGTGGGCGAAGATCCATACTGTAATTGAAGAGGGAGAAACGGCATCCGTATTTACATACCATCGGGGTGCACGATTATTTGTTATGGGCAATATCGGTCTGGCGCCTATGTTATATCATCCAATGGGATTCAGGCCAGTTACCAAAGTGAAGGAAGCACTTGCGGCAGGCAGAGCCTATAAGGAAATTTCGGCTGAAGCGGTACGTCAGTACGCGGGAGATCATGTGTTTATTATGCTGCCTGAGGAAGTTGTGGCAAGACAGGCTACAGAGATGCTGATGAAAAGTTCCAGTTGGAAGGCCCTTCCGGCTGTGCAGAATGGACGGGTATATCCTGTGGAGGAGTCAACATGGAATGTGGGTGATGCACTCACGAGTGATCGATTGTTGACCCTGCTCCCCGAGTTGTTGTGTGCAAGTTCATAA
- a CDS encoding ABC transporter substrate-binding protein, whose translation MKKGIRNTGVLLTITWLSILLLACGNQAATPAAGADDSKAATETTEIQTATEETNEGETRIFKDWTGHEVEIPVNPKRVIYHGEVTGDLLALGVVPVGILRQEGTVFDDQVAQAEDVGFPISVEKALDLNPELIIFSNSDEAQYDQIAKVAPTVTFDSFGLIEDRMRILGDLLNKKQEAEDWITAHQKATEEMWTQLHENGLKEGETASVFTMYPGNRLFVMAGAGLPQLLYGEDGLKPTAEIQKVLDEDMGFVEISTEKLSEFAGDRIFILDPVTDDAKQSTKELLDSTIWKNLPAVKEGKVYRFNIVKASSDALSREWLLQELPKQMIQ comes from the coding sequence ATGAAAAAGGGCATACGAAATACGGGAGTATTATTAACGATCACATGGTTATCCATCCTGCTATTGGCTTGTGGAAATCAGGCTGCAACACCTGCTGCTGGCGCAGATGATTCCAAAGCAGCCACAGAAACCACAGAGATCCAAACTGCAACGGAAGAGACGAATGAGGGGGAGACCCGGATATTCAAAGACTGGACAGGCCATGAAGTTGAGATTCCTGTAAATCCGAAGCGAGTTATCTATCATGGAGAAGTTACAGGGGATCTGCTCGCGCTTGGTGTTGTTCCTGTAGGCATACTTCGTCAAGAGGGAACCGTATTTGATGATCAGGTTGCTCAGGCAGAAGATGTAGGATTTCCGATCAGTGTGGAAAAGGCGTTAGACCTGAATCCCGAACTGATCATTTTCTCCAACAGTGATGAAGCTCAATATGATCAGATCGCGAAGGTTGCACCCACAGTTACATTTGATTCGTTTGGTTTAATAGAAGATCGCATGCGTATCCTTGGCGATTTGTTGAATAAGAAGCAAGAAGCGGAGGATTGGATTACGGCTCATCAAAAAGCGACGGAAGAGATGTGGACGCAACTTCATGAGAACGGATTGAAAGAAGGGGAGACCGCTTCGGTATTCACCATGTATCCCGGGAATCGTCTGTTTGTCATGGCGGGTGCAGGATTGCCACAGTTGTTATACGGAGAAGACGGGCTGAAGCCAACCGCGGAAATCCAGAAAGTATTGGATGAAGACATGGGATTTGTAGAGATTTCGACTGAAAAATTATCTGAATTTGCCGGTGATCGGATATTTATTCTGGATCCTGTGACCGACGATGCTAAGCAATCCACCAAGGAATTGCTGGATAGTACAATCTGGAAGAACCTGCCTGCGGTGAAAGAAGGAAAAGTATATCGTTTTAATATCGTAAAAGCTTCTAGTGATGCCCTTTCCAGGGAGTGGCTGTTACAGGAGCTGCCAAAACAGATGATTCAATAA
- a CDS encoding pyridoxal phosphate-dependent aminotransferase, whose translation MTHSDHITARSAFKIPTSDVMTQLPTQFFATLVQNVNREIASGHDVINLGQGNPDTPTPPHIVKTLQESAENPLYHKYSPFRGYSFLKEAVAKRYKEDYNVDLDPETEVAILFGGKTGLVQLPQILLNPGDTVLVPDPGYPDYWSGVALAKANMSFMPLLESNAFLPDYEAVTAEDREKAKLMFLNYPNNPTSATAPLSFYEDTVEFAIQNQIVVASDFAYGAIGFDGHRPVSFLQAPGAKEVGIEFYTLSKTYNMAGWRVGFALGNAEIVSKINLLQDHIYVSIFGGIQAAATEALTGSQECVASLVSRYESRRNAFYDALSSIGWQASKPAGSFFSWLPVPAGYTSASFADLLLREAKVAVAPGIGFGSHGEGYVRAGLLSDENRLREAVERIGKLNLFK comes from the coding sequence ATGACCCATTCAGACCATATAACTGCTCGTTCAGCTTTTAAGATACCGACTTCTGATGTGATGACACAGCTGCCAACGCAATTTTTTGCTACCCTTGTTCAAAATGTAAATCGTGAAATCGCAAGTGGACATGACGTGATCAATCTGGGTCAGGGGAACCCGGATACACCTACACCACCTCATATTGTGAAAACACTGCAAGAGTCGGCTGAGAATCCCCTCTACCACAAATACTCCCCTTTTAGAGGGTACTCTTTCCTGAAGGAAGCCGTCGCCAAACGTTATAAGGAAGATTACAACGTTGATCTGGACCCCGAGACTGAAGTAGCCATTCTGTTCGGAGGCAAAACCGGATTGGTTCAGTTACCTCAGATCCTGCTTAACCCCGGCGACACCGTTCTCGTTCCAGATCCGGGTTACCCGGATTACTGGTCTGGTGTTGCACTTGCCAAAGCAAACATGTCATTTATGCCTTTGCTGGAGTCCAATGCATTCCTGCCGGATTATGAAGCTGTTACAGCCGAAGATCGGGAGAAAGCCAAGCTGATGTTCCTGAACTATCCCAACAACCCAACGTCAGCAACGGCGCCCCTTTCCTTCTACGAAGATACGGTTGAATTCGCCATTCAAAATCAAATCGTAGTAGCCAGCGACTTTGCTTACGGTGCGATTGGATTCGACGGACATCGTCCCGTCAGTTTCCTGCAAGCCCCTGGTGCCAAAGAAGTGGGCATTGAGTTCTATACGTTATCCAAAACATACAATATGGCTGGATGGCGTGTTGGATTCGCACTCGGTAACGCAGAGATTGTCTCTAAGATCAATCTGCTTCAGGATCATATCTATGTTAGTATCTTCGGTGGAATTCAGGCTGCGGCAACGGAAGCACTTACTGGCTCCCAGGAATGTGTTGCCTCACTGGTTTCACGCTACGAATCCCGTCGCAATGCGTTTTATGACGCTCTTTCCTCGATTGGCTGGCAAGCTTCGAAACCCGCAGGTTCCTTCTTCAGCTGGTTGCCTGTACCTGCAGGCTATACCTCCGCTTCATTTGCAGACTTGTTACTGCGAGAAGCCAAGGTGGCCGTAGCCCCAGGTATTGGTTTTGGTTCACATGGAGAAGGCTATGTGCGCGCAGGACTGTTAAGTGATGAAAACCGATTACGCGAAGCTGTCGAGCGGATTGGCAAGCTGAATTTATTCAAGTAA